A DNA window from Thermus tengchongensis contains the following coding sequences:
- a CDS encoding ABC transporter substrate-binding protein translates to MRRFLSLPLVLATLAQAQVVIPFWHTAGPPGNTVLEEAIKSFNESQRTYRIEARYVGDYREAGVKLLAALRSGGAPVLFHGELSFLPRLAQEGVALALNPYLQNLPRDLYPEMMRTAQVRGQTYGLPLGLSVPVLYYNKDAFRARGLKPPRTWAEVEEAASRLTSRTSKGLVISTDIWSFNALVMSLGGSLVRNGLPAFTSKEAVEALEMLYRMVQKGHAQARNLAEAQFAVADFLRTKAFMGIGPTTALPVVLAQTSLPFQVGMAPLPRREGGWVPLSGAALAVLKGASPEQARGAVAFWLHFLEPKRQAEWVRTTWYLPLRREVERELGDFLKDPERQAVFAQAEVGRPWSQDPELVVWYSFLEEALERSLKQGVKPQVALEEAQRKAMGVERR, encoded by the coding sequence ATGAGGCGGTTTCTATCCCTTCCCCTAGTCCTGGCCACCCTGGCCCAAGCCCAGGTGGTCATCCCCTTCTGGCACACGGCGGGCCCCCCAGGGAATACCGTCCTGGAGGAGGCTATAAAAAGCTTCAACGAGTCCCAGCGCACCTACCGGATTGAGGCCCGCTACGTGGGGGACTACCGGGAGGCAGGGGTAAAGCTCCTGGCCGCCTTGCGCTCGGGAGGGGCCCCGGTCCTTTTCCACGGGGAGCTTTCCTTCCTCCCCCGCCTGGCCCAGGAAGGGGTGGCCTTGGCCCTGAACCCCTACCTCCAGAACCTGCCCAGGGACCTCTATCCGGAAATGATGCGAACCGCCCAGGTCCGGGGGCAGACCTATGGCCTTCCCCTTGGGCTTTCTGTACCCGTCCTTTACTACAACAAGGATGCCTTCCGCGCCCGGGGCCTTAAGCCCCCCAGGACCTGGGCCGAGGTGGAGGAGGCTGCCAGCAGGCTCACCAGCCGCACCAGCAAGGGGCTTGTCATCTCCACGGACATCTGGAGCTTCAACGCCCTGGTGATGAGCCTCGGGGGGAGCCTGGTCAGGAATGGTCTTCCCGCCTTCACCTCTAAGGAGGCGGTGGAAGCCTTGGAGATGCTGTACCGCATGGTGCAGAAAGGACACGCCCAGGCCAGGAACCTGGCCGAGGCCCAGTTTGCCGTGGCCGATTTTCTGCGCACCAAGGCCTTTATGGGCATCGGCCCCACCACCGCCCTCCCCGTGGTCCTCGCCCAGACCTCCTTGCCCTTCCAGGTGGGCATGGCCCCCCTGCCCCGGCGGGAAGGGGGTTGGGTGCCCCTTTCCGGGGCGGCCCTGGCGGTGCTCAAGGGGGCAAGCCCGGAGCAGGCCCGGGGGGCCGTGGCCTTCTGGCTCCACTTCCTGGAGCCCAAGCGCCAGGCGGAGTGGGTGCGGACTACCTGGTACTTGCCCCTCCGGAGGGAGGTGGAGCGGGAGCTTGGGGACTTCCTGAAAGACCCCGAAAGGCAGGCGGTCTTCGCCCAGGCGGAGGTGGGGCGCCCCTGGAGCCAGGACCCGGAGCTGGTGGTCTGGTACAGCTTCCTGGAGGAAGCCCTGGAACGAAGCCTGAAGCAGGGGGTGAAGCCCCAGGTGGCCCTCGAGGAGGCCCAGAGGAAGGCCATGGGGGTGGAGAGGCGCTAA
- a CDS encoding ABC transporter substrate-binding protein, which produces MKQPLALALGFLLLPLALAQAGTRTEVSFWHSMDGPAGRLLSTFAQEFNARQGLYRVVPQYAGNYRDAETKLVASLRTGSQPVLFQAEISFFPRLVGEGRALALDGYLNLEHAFLEDLFEPAWNYGVMEGKRYGLPLNTSTPVLFYNLDVFRAKGLKAPRNWQEFEEVARALTSRQAKGFIFVTDPQAWLFEAMVTSRGGNLVKDGKPNFASKEALEALEMLWRLNRAGALSARSMAESTFAQLDFVRTKGMMVMASIANWPAAENFSFAFTLGVAPVPREPGGKVPMGGAQLVVLKGASEAQVRGALEFWKYLMEPPNVARWVQASYYVPVRKSAIPLLEGFYRENPFRKVAFEQIAYAQERPRHPQFSAWAALLAEALEKTLKGGVPPQKALEEAQRKAEAIR; this is translated from the coding sequence ATGAAACAGCCGTTAGCTTTGGCCCTCGGGTTTCTTCTCCTTCCCCTAGCTTTGGCCCAGGCCGGCACCCGCACGGAGGTTTCCTTCTGGCACTCCATGGATGGCCCCGCGGGGAGGCTTCTTTCCACCTTCGCCCAGGAGTTCAACGCCCGCCAGGGGCTCTACCGGGTGGTACCCCAGTATGCAGGAAACTACCGGGATGCCGAAACCAAGCTGGTGGCCTCCTTACGCACGGGAAGCCAGCCCGTGCTTTTCCAGGCGGAGATCAGCTTTTTCCCCCGGCTGGTGGGGGAGGGCCGGGCCCTGGCCCTGGATGGTTATCTGAACCTGGAGCACGCCTTCCTGGAGGATCTCTTTGAACCCGCCTGGAACTACGGGGTCATGGAGGGGAAACGTTACGGCCTTCCCCTAAACACCTCCACCCCGGTTCTCTTCTACAACCTAGACGTCTTCCGGGCCAAGGGGCTTAAGGCCCCGAGGAACTGGCAGGAGTTTGAGGAGGTGGCCAGGGCCCTCACCTCCCGCCAGGCCAAGGGCTTCATCTTCGTCACCGACCCCCAGGCCTGGCTCTTTGAGGCCATGGTGACCAGCCGAGGGGGTAACCTGGTGAAGGATGGCAAGCCCAACTTCGCCTCCAAGGAGGCCCTCGAGGCCCTGGAAATGCTCTGGCGCCTGAACCGGGCCGGGGCCCTCTCCGCAAGGAGCATGGCCGAGTCCACCTTCGCCCAGCTGGACTTCGTGCGCACCAAGGGGATGATGGTCATGGCCTCCATCGCCAACTGGCCCGCTGCGGAAAACTTCTCCTTCGCCTTCACCCTAGGGGTGGCCCCGGTGCCCCGGGAACCCGGGGGCAAGGTGCCCATGGGTGGAGCCCAGCTGGTGGTTCTGAAGGGGGCCTCCGAGGCCCAAGTGCGGGGGGCTTTGGAGTTCTGGAAGTACCTGATGGAGCCTCCGAACGTGGCCCGCTGGGTGCAGGCCAGCTACTACGTGCCCGTGCGCAAATCGGCCATCCCCCTCTTGGAGGGGTTCTACCGGGAAAACCCCTTCCGCAAGGTAGCCTTTGAGCAGATCGCCTACGCCCAGGAGCGCCCCCGCCATCCCCAGTTCTCCGCCTGGGCCGCTCTCCTGGCAGAGGCCCTGGAAAAAACCCTAAAGGGTGGGGTTCCTCCCCAGAAGGCCTTGGAGGAGGCCCAGCGGAAGGCGGAGGCCATCCGGTAA
- a CDS encoding sugar phosphate isomerase/epimerase family protein — protein MRLGFSPFNAEMGYEEAFRLAAELGLDLEVPYDLHEVLPLPDAKTLRATGEALGVGFTLHLPFVEMNPASLIPSVRALAEERLKRALEFGEALGAKVGVLHTGQVPVRHPMALSLAWEALEKTLSALLPLPFPVALENLALSEEDLLRGPEELKALLDRFPHYGFCLDVGHALVELGPLGPSLYWEALGDRLIHLHLHDNHARRDDHLPVGTGAVPWERLAPRLKGFLATAALEVGGNIQGVRQSFSRLQTLLAS, from the coding sequence ATGCGCCTAGGTTTCAGTCCCTTCAATGCGGAGATGGGCTATGAGGAAGCCTTCCGCTTAGCGGCGGAACTGGGGCTGGACCTCGAGGTTCCCTACGACCTGCACGAGGTCCTACCCCTTCCCGACGCCAAGACCTTGCGGGCCACGGGGGAAGCCTTGGGGGTGGGGTTCACCCTGCACCTTCCCTTCGTGGAAATGAACCCAGCCAGCCTCATCCCCAGCGTCCGCGCCCTGGCCGAGGAACGCCTCAAGCGGGCCCTGGAGTTTGGCGAGGCCCTGGGGGCCAAGGTGGGCGTGCTCCACACCGGCCAGGTACCCGTGCGCCACCCCATGGCCTTAAGCCTGGCCTGGGAGGCCTTGGAAAAGACCCTCTCCGCCCTCCTTCCCCTTCCCTTCCCCGTGGCTTTGGAAAACTTGGCCCTTTCCGAGGAGGACCTCCTCCGGGGCCCGGAGGAGCTAAAGGCCCTCCTGGACCGCTTCCCCCATTACGGCTTCTGCCTGGATGTGGGCCACGCCCTGGTGGAGCTGGGTCCCCTAGGTCCATCCCTCTACTGGGAGGCCCTGGGAGACCGGCTCATCCACCTGCACCTCCACGACAACCACGCCCGCAGGGATGACCATCTGCCCGTGGGCACGGGAGCCGTGCCCTGGGAAAGGCTAGCCCCCCGGCTGAAGGGCTTCCTGGCCACCGCGGCCCTCGAGGTGGGTGGGAACATCCAAGGAGTACGCCAGAGCTTTTCCCGCCTGCAGACCCTCCTTGCCTCCTGA
- a CDS encoding c-type cytochrome: MVVDRIEVYLDGASEPLAVLKEPPYRLNLDTRKIPDGEHVLRVVTHFRGGGEEIREIPFTVNNYPDVMVLGLDEGGEVAGTLELRLAVGEPELPVEPVRFNPIWYVVASVIVLGSIWAYFALSPATERIVAEVAPPAQGTQTHGGQAAPAGNLDQALMEKGKSIYEANCAACHGANGQGIPPAFPALAGNANLKDAQMILNVVKNGRGAMPAVGAAFSDEDLKAVATYIRNSFGNSFGPVE; encoded by the coding sequence ATGGTCGTAGACCGGATTGAGGTGTACCTGGACGGGGCCAGCGAGCCCCTGGCGGTTCTGAAGGAACCCCCATACCGGCTAAACCTGGACACCCGAAAGATCCCCGACGGGGAGCATGTCTTGCGGGTGGTAACCCACTTCCGCGGCGGAGGTGAGGAGATACGAGAAATCCCCTTCACCGTTAACAACTACCCCGACGTGATGGTCCTGGGCTTGGATGAGGGGGGAGAGGTGGCGGGAACCCTCGAGCTCCGCCTGGCCGTGGGGGAACCCGAGCTCCCCGTGGAGCCGGTGCGCTTCAACCCCATCTGGTACGTGGTGGCTTCGGTGATCGTGCTGGGTAGCATCTGGGCCTACTTCGCCTTGAGCCCGGCCACCGAGAGGATCGTGGCCGAAGTAGCCCCCCCTGCCCAGGGAACCCAGACCCACGGCGGTCAGGCTGCCCCTGCGGGTAACTTGGACCAGGCCCTCATGGAAAAGGGCAAGTCCATCTACGAGGCCAACTGCGCCGCCTGCCACGGGGCGAACGGCCAGGGCATACCCCCGGCCTTCCCCGCCCTGGCGGGCAACGCCAACCTGAAAGACGCCCAGATGATCCTGAACGTGGTCAAAAACGGGCGCGGCGCTATGCCTGCGGTGGGCGCCGCCTTCTCGGACGAGGACCTGAAGGCCGTGGCCACCTACATCCGCAACAGCTTCGGCAACAGCTTCGGCCCGGTGGAATAA
- a CDS encoding cytochrome C gives MYRNDPIVPTFALILAAGLFYMAYMDGLHIARLLGHTPEELSVGQIGLMAFGAVFLLYGLIGLVSYWLEGVELRPGRHFPTPSTAPVAVGVILVLLLTALSGFFVRLIVYSAQTGHNPTWLQGAVFGAISLVVAALLGIYKKFFGRDETVTEEEKSHFPW, from the coding sequence ATGTACCGCAATGACCCCATCGTACCCACCTTCGCCCTCATCCTGGCCGCAGGCCTCTTCTACATGGCCTACATGGATGGGCTCCACATCGCTCGCCTTTTGGGCCACACGCCCGAGGAGCTCTCCGTGGGCCAGATCGGCCTGATGGCCTTCGGCGCCGTCTTCCTTCTCTACGGCCTCATCGGCCTGGTGTCCTACTGGCTGGAGGGAGTAGAGCTACGCCCCGGCCGCCATTTCCCCACCCCCTCCACCGCTCCTGTGGCGGTAGGGGTGATCCTGGTCCTCCTCCTCACCGCCCTCTCCGGGTTCTTCGTGCGCCTTATCGTTTACTCCGCCCAGACCGGCCACAACCCCACCTGGCTCCAAGGCGCAGTCTTCGGGGCTATCAGCCTTGTGGTGGCAGCCCTTCTCGGCATTTACAAAAAGTTCTTCGGCCGCGATGAAACCGTCACCGAGGAGGAGAAGAGCCACTTCCCCTGGTAA
- a CDS encoding QcrA and Rieske domain-containing protein, giving the protein MDERELRLRTSRRRLFLKTAIGTGIGLSLVSAFYVGASLRPKAEVTPEKEPLKPGDILVYAQGGGEPKPIRPEELKPGDPFLLAYPMDPKSKVVKSGEAKNTVLVVRYRPEDLAPEVAQHGVEGIVAFSAVCTHLGCIISQWVADKKAGLCPCHGGTFDFAQGAKIISGPPPRPVPQLPLKVEGGLLVAAGEFLGEVGVKAEAAFCRHV; this is encoded by the coding sequence ATGGACGAACGCGAGCTTCGCTTACGCACCTCCCGCAGGCGGCTCTTCTTAAAGACCGCCATCGGCACCGGTATCGGCCTCTCCCTGGTGTCCGCTTTCTACGTGGGCGCCAGCCTACGTCCCAAAGCTGAGGTCACACCGGAGAAAGAGCCCTTAAAGCCCGGGGACATCCTGGTCTACGCCCAAGGCGGGGGGGAGCCCAAGCCCATACGTCCAGAGGAGCTCAAGCCCGGGGACCCCTTCCTTCTGGCCTACCCCATGGACCCCAAGAGCAAGGTGGTGAAAAGCGGGGAGGCCAAGAACACCGTCTTGGTGGTGCGCTATAGGCCCGAAGATCTTGCCCCAGAGGTGGCCCAGCACGGAGTGGAAGGCATCGTGGCCTTCTCGGCCGTCTGTACCCACCTGGGCTGTATCATCAGCCAGTGGGTGGCGGACAAGAAAGCGGGCCTTTGCCCCTGCCACGGGGGCACTTTTGACTTCGCCCAAGGGGCCAAGATCATCTCCGGCCCCCCGCCCAGGCCCGTGCCCCAGCTTCCCCTCAAAGTGGAAGGCGGCCTCCTGGTGGCCGCAGGGGAGTTCTTGGGCGAGGTGGGGGTGAAGGCGGAAGCGGCTTTCTGCCGTCACGTCTAG
- a CDS encoding cytochrome b codes for MYKWLDERLDLSGLYQKVLRKAFPVHHSFFLGEITLFAFIVLVLTGIFLTLNFEPSIREVKLPDGRTVPAAYASVLYIDSLPFGAVIRSLHHWSAHVMIAAAFLHMLRILLSGAYKKPRELNYLVGLALLGLAVVTAFTGYALPYDNYAVTATRIGYGIAASIPWVGGAIAEVMFGGEFPGSTKSIPRLFSLHVLWLPLLLMALIGAHLAIMMKQKHTQPRYAERVAPGKILGVPMYPQQLVMMGILFALYVGIMTLIAGAFLAHPIEAFGPPTPNTPAVKPDWYFLWIYGILQLIPSTWEFHLFGATIGPEFIGGVVIPGILGLVGLLLPFLDTRKDKMRYMELPSEHPGRTSAILALLVFFLMATLAGYKIDFQQQGSILGNNAVLWTLVLGGPLLTYLVSYTLLRIFYGREKALQ; via the coding sequence ATGTACAAGTGGTTGGATGAACGCCTAGACCTCTCTGGCCTTTACCAGAAGGTCCTGCGCAAGGCCTTCCCGGTACACCACTCCTTCTTTCTAGGAGAGATCACCCTCTTTGCCTTCATCGTTCTGGTACTTACCGGCATCTTCCTTACCTTGAACTTTGAGCCCTCCATCCGCGAGGTGAAGCTCCCCGACGGCCGTACCGTGCCCGCAGCCTACGCCAGCGTCCTTTACATCGACAGCCTCCCCTTCGGGGCGGTGATCCGGAGCCTCCACCACTGGTCGGCCCACGTGATGATCGCCGCCGCCTTCCTGCACATGCTCCGCATTCTCCTCTCAGGAGCCTACAAGAAACCCCGGGAACTCAACTACCTGGTGGGCCTGGCCCTTTTGGGCCTGGCGGTGGTCACCGCCTTCACCGGCTACGCCCTGCCCTACGACAACTATGCGGTGACCGCCACCCGCATCGGCTACGGCATCGCCGCCTCCATCCCCTGGGTGGGCGGGGCCATAGCAGAGGTGATGTTTGGGGGAGAGTTCCCGGGCTCGACCAAGTCCATCCCCCGGCTCTTCAGCCTGCACGTCCTCTGGCTGCCCCTCCTCCTCATGGCCCTCATCGGAGCCCACTTGGCCATCATGATGAAGCAGAAGCACACCCAGCCCCGCTACGCGGAGCGGGTGGCCCCGGGCAAGATCCTGGGCGTGCCCATGTACCCCCAGCAGCTGGTGATGATGGGCATTCTCTTCGCCCTGTACGTGGGCATCATGACCCTGATCGCCGGGGCTTTCCTGGCCCACCCCATCGAGGCCTTTGGGCCGCCCACCCCCAACACCCCAGCGGTCAAGCCCGATTGGTACTTCCTCTGGATCTACGGCATTCTCCAACTCATTCCCTCCACCTGGGAGTTCCACCTATTCGGAGCCACCATCGGGCCGGAGTTCATCGGGGGGGTGGTGATTCCGGGGATCCTGGGCCTGGTGGGCCTCCTCCTGCCCTTCCTGGACACCCGCAAGGACAAGATGCGCTACATGGAGCTTCCCTCGGAGCATCCCGGGCGCACCAGCGCCATCCTGGCCCTCCTGGTCTTCTTCCTCATGGCCACCCTAGCGGGGTACAAGATCGACTTCCAGCAGCAGGGCTCCATCCTGGGGAACAACGCCGTGCTCTGGACCCTGGTCCTGGGAGGCCCCCTGCTTACCTACCTGGTTTCCTACACCTTGCTGCGCATCTTCTACGGTAGGGAAAAGGCTCTCCAGTAA
- a CDS encoding 30S ribosomal protein S1, whose protein sequence is MEEKATQVSEANLTPGQTFSMEEALQETEARLEKRVRPGQFLTGKVVLVGSEGVAVDIGAKTEGIIPFNELTEKPLPEEELKALLKPGDLVRVQVIKVDPETGQVFLSRKRVEATEHWDRIRELYEKGEPVTVTVKEKVKGGVIADLDGVSAFIPASQLDLKRVPNLDAYVGQQILAKIIEFNRKKGRVLLSRRVVLEEEQKRVKEAFFQSLQPGQVVEGTVVDVTDFGAFVNLGPVDGLVHRSEITWGRFNHPKEVIHKGQKVRAQVVSVDPSRERVNLSIKALIPDPWTTVAEKYPVGSRVRGKVVGLTQFGAFVEVEPGLEGLIHISELSWTKRPKHPSEVVKEGDEVEAVVLRLDPAERRLSLGLKQTQPDPWQLLTEKYPPGTVVKGRITGITDFGVFVELEPGMEGLVHVSELDHQRVENPAALFKKGEEMEVVVLNIDPVEQRISLSRKRLLPPPPPKAEEERPRRAKGKEARGKRKPGPRREERREYEYGAVAEYNLYDASAIPMASASVKLGDLYGDLLASLGLEEEKSS, encoded by the coding sequence ATGGAAGAAAAGGCGACCCAGGTCAGCGAAGCCAACTTGACCCCAGGACAGACCTTCAGCATGGAGGAGGCCCTTCAGGAAACCGAGGCCCGCTTGGAAAAGCGTGTGCGCCCAGGCCAGTTCCTGACGGGCAAGGTGGTTCTGGTGGGCTCAGAGGGTGTGGCGGTTGATATCGGCGCGAAGACGGAAGGCATCATCCCCTTTAACGAGCTAACGGAGAAGCCCCTTCCCGAGGAGGAGCTAAAGGCCCTTTTGAAGCCCGGGGATCTGGTGCGGGTCCAGGTGATCAAGGTGGACCCCGAAACGGGCCAGGTCTTTCTTTCCCGCAAGCGGGTGGAGGCCACGGAGCACTGGGACCGCATCCGGGAGCTTTATGAGAAGGGCGAGCCGGTGACCGTCACCGTCAAGGAGAAGGTCAAGGGAGGCGTGATTGCCGACCTGGATGGTGTGTCCGCCTTCATCCCCGCTTCACAGCTGGACCTCAAGCGCGTTCCCAACCTGGATGCCTACGTGGGCCAGCAGATCCTGGCGAAGATCATCGAGTTTAACCGTAAGAAGGGGCGGGTTCTCCTCTCCCGTCGGGTGGTTTTGGAAGAGGAACAGAAGCGGGTCAAGGAGGCCTTTTTCCAAAGCCTGCAGCCCGGACAGGTGGTGGAGGGCACGGTGGTGGACGTCACCGACTTCGGGGCCTTCGTGAACCTGGGCCCGGTGGACGGCCTGGTGCACCGTTCCGAGATCACCTGGGGGCGGTTTAACCACCCCAAGGAGGTCATTCACAAGGGGCAGAAGGTGCGGGCCCAGGTGGTTTCCGTGGACCCCTCTAGGGAGCGGGTGAACCTGTCCATCAAGGCCTTGATCCCCGATCCCTGGACCACTGTGGCTGAGAAGTACCCGGTGGGAAGCCGGGTCCGGGGCAAGGTGGTGGGCCTGACCCAGTTCGGGGCCTTCGTGGAGGTGGAGCCTGGCCTCGAGGGCCTTATCCACATCTCCGAGCTCTCCTGGACCAAGCGGCCCAAGCACCCCTCCGAGGTGGTGAAGGAGGGGGATGAGGTGGAGGCCGTGGTCCTCAGGCTGGACCCCGCAGAGCGCCGCCTCTCCTTGGGCCTCAAGCAGACCCAGCCCGACCCCTGGCAGCTCCTCACCGAGAAGTATCCCCCAGGTACCGTGGTGAAGGGCAGGATCACCGGGATCACCGACTTCGGGGTCTTCGTGGAGCTGGAGCCGGGCATGGAAGGCCTGGTCCACGTCTCCGAGCTGGACCACCAGCGGGTGGAGAACCCCGCCGCCCTCTTCAAGAAGGGGGAGGAGATGGAGGTGGTGGTCCTCAACATCGACCCCGTGGAGCAAAGGATCTCCCTCTCCCGCAAGCGCCTCCTTCCCCCTCCGCCCCCCAAGGCCGAGGAGGAGCGGCCCCGCCGGGCCAAGGGCAAGGAGGCCCGGGGCAAGAGGAAGCCCGGACCCCGCCGGGAGGAGCGCCGGGAGTACGAGTACGGGGCGGTGGCCGAGTACAACCTCTACGATGCCTCCGCCATCCCCATGGCCAGCGCCAGCGTGAAGTTGGGCGACCTCTACGGCGACCTCCTGGCCAGCCTGGGCCTCGAGGAGGAGAAGTCCTCCTAA
- a CDS encoding M20 family metallopeptidase has translation METLAWMQAKLPEFLKDLEAFVRRESPSKHLKGLQEAAAFLEEAFGPLQGRLSRKDTPLGPILLLKREGEGAPVLVLCHYDTVHPQGSFSEPFRLERDRAVGPGVYDMKGGIVALLYALRHAEATGRKLPPLEILFTPDEEIGSQESRPLIEAAAKKARAVLVLEPPTAEGDLKVARKGVGLYRLKAMGKAAHQGVEPERGVNAILELAHQILRVAALEDREKGTTLGPNVVAGGTVSNVVAEEAWVEIDLRAWTLEEVKRVEEGLKSLTPILPGARLELSGGLNRPPMEPTAESLALFEKARSIGEALGLSLRPGRVGGGSDGNFTAALGVSTLDGLGLYGGDAHQRTEYVVVSEIPRRAALLAELLYAL, from the coding sequence ATGGAAACCCTAGCCTGGATGCAGGCGAAGCTTCCTGAGTTTTTAAAGGACCTCGAGGCCTTCGTGCGCCGGGAATCCCCCTCCAAGCACCTAAAGGGCCTTCAGGAGGCGGCGGCCTTTTTGGAGGAAGCCTTCGGGCCCCTTCAAGGGCGGCTTTCCCGCAAGGACACTCCCTTGGGCCCCATCCTTCTCCTGAAGCGGGAAGGGGAGGGAGCCCCGGTCCTGGTGCTTTGCCACTACGACACCGTCCACCCCCAGGGAAGCTTCTCCGAACCCTTCCGCCTGGAAAGGGACCGGGCGGTGGGGCCTGGGGTCTACGACATGAAAGGGGGCATCGTGGCCTTGCTCTATGCCCTTCGCCATGCGGAGGCCACGGGAAGGAAGCTTCCCCCTTTGGAAATCCTCTTCACCCCCGACGAGGAAATCGGCTCCCAAGAAAGCCGGCCCCTTATCGAGGCCGCCGCCAAGAAGGCCCGGGCGGTGTTGGTCCTCGAGCCCCCCACCGCCGAGGGGGACCTGAAGGTGGCCCGCAAGGGGGTAGGGCTTTACCGGCTGAAGGCCATGGGCAAGGCTGCCCACCAAGGGGTGGAGCCGGAAAGGGGAGTGAACGCCATCCTGGAACTCGCCCACCAGATCCTGAGGGTCGCGGCCCTCGAGGACCGGGAAAAGGGCACCACCCTGGGCCCCAACGTGGTGGCGGGGGGCACGGTGAGCAACGTGGTGGCGGAGGAGGCCTGGGTGGAAATCGACCTCCGGGCTTGGACCCTGGAGGAGGTGAAGCGGGTGGAGGAGGGCCTCAAAAGCCTCACCCCCATCCTCCCCGGGGCCCGGCTGGAGCTTTCCGGAGGCCTGAACCGCCCCCCCATGGAACCCACGGCGGAAAGCCTGGCCCTCTTTGAAAAGGCCCGGTCCATCGGGGAGGCCTTGGGCCTCTCCTTGCGCCCGGGGCGGGTGGGCGGGGGGTCGGACGGCAACTTCACCGCTGCCTTGGGGGTGTCCACCCTGGACGGCCTGGGGCTTTACGGGGGGGACGCCCACCAGCGCACGGAGTACGTGGTGGTTTCGGAGATCCCCCGCCGCGCGGCCCTCTTGGCCGAGCTCCTCTACGCCCTATGA
- a CDS encoding YbaK/EbsC family protein — MSLSPSAAKVQKVLEARGFGHLKVEELPTSTRTAQEAAKAVGAEVGQIVKSLVFVGERGAYLFLVSGKNRLDLRKAQALVGEPLRQATPEEVRALTGYAIGGVPPVGHDTPLPAFLDQDLLVYPRVWAAGGTPKALFSLTPEELLALTRAQVADLREV, encoded by the coding sequence ATGAGCCTCTCCCCTTCCGCGGCCAAGGTGCAGAAGGTGCTGGAAGCGCGGGGCTTTGGGCACCTTAAGGTAGAGGAGCTTCCCACCTCCACCCGCACTGCCCAGGAGGCGGCTAAGGCCGTGGGAGCCGAGGTGGGGCAGATCGTGAAGAGCCTGGTCTTCGTGGGGGAAAGGGGGGCTTACCTCTTCCTGGTGAGCGGGAAGAACCGCCTGGACCTGAGGAAGGCCCAAGCCCTGGTGGGTGAACCCCTGCGCCAGGCCACCCCGGAGGAGGTGCGGGCCCTGACCGGCTACGCCATCGGCGGGGTGCCCCCTGTGGGGCACGATACCCCGCTTCCCGCCTTTTTGGACCAGGACCTTCTGGTCTACCCTCGAGTCTGGGCCGCAGGGGGTACTCCTAAGGCCCTCTTCTCCCTGACCCCAGAGGAGCTTCTGGCCCTCACAAGGGCCCAGGTGGCAGATCTAAGGGAGGTTTAG